A single genomic interval of Methylicorpusculum oleiharenae harbors:
- a CDS encoding PP2C family protein-serine/threonine phosphatase, whose amino-acid sequence MPQENLKTDRFPLVRTIETSAFEWLTSKRDKDGFSKITKYGVELATSKGDYRESNQDLVAFFYVSDQSYARSPLAAVVVADGMGGMQDGDLASSLAISAFIAFLSSGKASVGLKSLLVAATLYANQRVHEKLKGAGGSTLSAILYGKQGAIGLNVGDSRIYAVEKHSLRRLTLDDTLGEQFRHYRGKSAEEDSYQDNRLVQFIGIGPVLEPHVIDLSTAVNDNSSRHFLLSTDGAHCIGDEMIKGLLKAGLPVTKLASNLVDISRRCGSTDNSSVILAPERIDFGTLPKSVREITLDIPASSFQMLLLNDLDNDTHNRNHKTYIPASAEADIPTNAGHDDKQNDNVVKSQNEPPSKPAKRTRKKEKRATTLQNQIVLELIEPKSNDITEDSN is encoded by the coding sequence ATGCCCCAAGAAAATTTGAAGACCGATCGTTTTCCGCTAGTGCGTACAATTGAGACTAGCGCGTTTGAATGGCTAACCAGCAAGCGCGACAAGGATGGCTTCTCTAAAATTACTAAATACGGTGTCGAACTGGCAACATCAAAAGGCGATTATCGAGAGAGCAATCAAGATTTGGTTGCATTTTTCTATGTGTCGGACCAGAGCTATGCTCGGTCACCATTAGCTGCGGTCGTAGTAGCTGATGGTATGGGCGGTATGCAAGACGGCGATTTAGCATCGTCACTAGCAATAAGTGCATTCATTGCATTTCTCTCTTCCGGTAAGGCATCTGTCGGGCTAAAGAGTCTGCTAGTAGCGGCAACTCTATATGCTAATCAACGGGTGCATGAAAAGCTGAAGGGAGCTGGTGGCTCTACGCTATCAGCAATCCTTTATGGCAAGCAGGGCGCAATAGGCCTCAACGTAGGGGACAGCAGAATCTACGCTGTTGAAAAACATTCTCTTCGTCGGCTTACCTTGGATGACACTTTAGGAGAACAGTTTAGGCATTATCGAGGTAAAAGCGCGGAAGAAGACTCTTACCAAGATAATAGACTTGTTCAGTTCATTGGTATTGGCCCAGTTCTTGAGCCGCACGTCATAGATTTAAGTACGGCAGTTAACGATAACAGTTCAAGACATTTCTTGTTATCTACCGATGGAGCCCATTGTATAGGCGATGAAATGATCAAAGGCCTTCTAAAAGCTGGGCTTCCCGTAACAAAACTAGCTAGCAACCTCGTTGATATTTCTCGCCGCTGCGGATCCACGGATAACTCGTCCGTCATATTGGCACCAGAGCGGATTGATTTTGGAACGCTACCAAAATCTGTCCGAGAAATAACTCTAGACATTCCGGCAAGTTCTTTCCAAATGCTCCTTCTGAATGATTTGGATAACGATACCCATAATCGCAATCATAAAACTTATATTCCTGCCAGCGCCGAGGCCGATATTCCAACAAATGCAGGCCATGATGATAAACAAAATGACAATGTTGTAAAAAGCCAGAATGAGCCTCCCAGCAAGCCCGCAAAGAGAACTAGGAAAAAAGAAAAACGTGCGACCACGCTTCAAAATCAGATTGTTTTAGAGCTAATAGAGCCAAAAAGCAATGACATTACAGAGGATAGCAATTGA